The genomic window GGTCACCCGGCTGATCCAGGCTCTCTCCGGCAACGACCTGGGAGAGCGCATCCATGCCGTCAGCCAGTTGCTGGAGCAGGGCAAGGCCTCGACTCTCCCTTTGACCGAACTCCTCACCAATCCGGAACCCACGGTTCGCGCCTCGGCGGCCGAGGTACTTGGAGCACTTGGTGACACGTCCGCCCTGGAGGCTCTGGCCGGCGCCCTGGGCGATACCGACGACCGCGTCCGGCTTTCGGCGACGACCGCACTGGGCAGGATCAAGCACGCCCGCTCCGCCCAGGCTCTGGCCTGCCTGCTGGGAGACCAGGATGACAAAGTCGCGGCGGCCGCCGCCACCGGGATCGAGAACCTCGGTGAACTGGCCATAGACCTGGTATCTGGACTGCTGGACCACGAAGCGGTCGACGTCAGAGTGCGGGCGATAGATGTGCTGGGCCGGCTCCGGCACCGCGGGGCCTGCGACCGGCTGATCCGCGCCCTGGCCGACAAGGTCATCTGGGTCAGAAGCGTGTCGGCCCATGCGCTCGGCGAGATCGGAGACGGCCGCGCGGTGCCGGCTCTGAACGAGGCACTCAGAGACCGCGACCTGATGGTTCGCGCCCAGGCAGCCGAGGCATTGGGCAAGCTGCGCGACTTCGCCGCCACCTTGCCGCTGCTGAACTCGCTCAATGACGAGAGCGACCTGGTCCGCATCAACGCGCTGCGTGCCCTCGGTCGCATAGGCAACCCGGTGGCAATCCCATTTCTTGAAGACGCGCTGGACGCGGCGGAGCCGGGCGTGCGTTGTGCCGGGATCGCCGGGCTGGCGGCGATGCGCGTAACCCGCGTTCTGCCGAGACTGCACCGCATGTCACGCAACTGGCCGGTAGGCAGGGAGCCAAAGGAAGTGCGGGAAGCGGCGCAACAGGCAATCGCGTTTCTGGAAGCAGCACTGGCGCAGGACGCTCTGCAGCTCAAGCCGGAGAAGCCGGAAGAGAGTAGCGCCGGCAGCTAGGCGGCAGGAGCCGCCCCAAACCCGGGCCACTGCCGGAGGGGAGCCTCCGGATCAGTCCTCGAACAGCGCCTTGGCGTAGGCGTTCGGGTCAAAGGGCTCGATATCATCCAGCCCTTCGCCGGTACCGGTGAACCGCACCGGAACACCCAGTTCCATCACGATCGGGATCAGTACCCCCCCCTTGGCCGTGCCGTCGAGCTTGGTCACGACCAGTCCGGTCAGCCCCAACTGCTCGTTGAATGCGACGGCCTGACGCAGACCGTTCTGCCCCACCGTGGCATCCAGAACCAGCCAGACCTCGTCCGGGGCGCCGGGCTTCACTCTGCCACAGACCCGTTTGATCTTGACCGCTTCCTCCATCAGGTCCTTGCGGGTGTGAAGCCGGCCTGCGGTATCAATCATCACCACGTCGATCTTCTTCTGCGCCGCCTTCTGGATGGTATCGAACGCAACGGCAGCCGCGTCCTGCCCCTGCACCGAAGATACGATCTCGACCCCGGCCCGCTTCGCCCAAATGCCGAGCTGCTCGGCGGCGGCATCACGGTAGGTATCGGCCGCAGCGACCACTACCCGCTGCCCCTGGTCGGC from candidate division WOR-3 bacterium includes these protein-coding regions:
- the ftsY gene encoding signal recognition particle-docking protein FtsY, translating into MGASFTKLASGLAKTRHVFQRLLVAANTEELEEALLAADVGVKATDILAAKVKHATGDRREILETEIARLLSPGLRPSVTAPPAPLVVMIVGVNGSGKTTTVGKLCRLFADQGQRVVVAAADTYRDAAAEQLGIWAKRAGVEIVSSVQGQDAAAVAFDTIQKAAQKKIDVVMIDTAGRLHTRKDLMEEAVKIKRVCGRVKPGAPDEVWLVLDATVGQNGLRQAVAFNEQLGLTGLVVTKLDGTAKGGVLIPIVMELGVPVRFTGTGEGLDDIEPFDPNAYAKALFED